A window of the Desulfobacula toluolica Tol2 genome harbors these coding sequences:
- a CDS encoding uroporphyrinogen decarboxylase/cobalamine-independent methonine synthase family protein, giving the protein MTIPGKLLTTAMAVMPHTDINQALKTALSLDIPFWPQLPNYSYYEDMYVQAAEHFPGILLDMENKTLRFSMDKFIDEFEETMSHFEDLEYFDVSPAYSSVYHKFLDVDLVDRPAIRGQLEGPVSFGFNVLDQDDRPILFDDNIRPFMFEIMAKRINVQLKKLKEKNSNAFMFIDEPGMQFIFSAMSGYGEQKAKQDLDLFFSTIDGPRGIHLCGNPDWDFLLGLDMDVLSFDVYTNAQVLASCHRSIKSFLDRDGILVWGIVPTGIETFEKENLDLLAFKLNTIWNTLSNKGVPLDQILNQSLISPATCCLVNQDKEKTVEKAFQLTKRLSENLREHHKLI; this is encoded by the coding sequence ATGACTATCCCAGGCAAACTATTAACAACAGCAATGGCGGTCATGCCGCATACAGATATAAATCAGGCTCTTAAAACTGCTTTAAGCCTTGATATTCCATTCTGGCCACAGTTACCGAATTACAGTTACTATGAAGATATGTATGTGCAGGCAGCAGAACATTTTCCGGGAATACTGCTTGATATGGAAAACAAAACGTTACGGTTCTCCATGGATAAATTCATAGATGAATTTGAAGAGACCATGTCCCACTTTGAAGACCTTGAATATTTTGATGTCAGCCCTGCTTATTCTTCAGTGTATCACAAATTTTTAGATGTTGATCTCGTGGATAGGCCCGCGATCAGAGGGCAACTTGAAGGCCCTGTCAGTTTCGGCTTTAATGTTCTGGATCAGGATGACCGCCCGATATTGTTTGACGATAATATCAGGCCTTTCATGTTTGAAATCATGGCAAAACGGATTAATGTCCAGCTAAAAAAACTGAAAGAAAAAAACAGCAATGCTTTTATGTTTATTGACGAACCCGGCATGCAATTCATCTTTTCAGCAATGTCCGGATATGGAGAACAAAAAGCCAAACAGGATTTAGATCTGTTTTTTTCCACAATTGATGGTCCACGGGGAATACATCTTTGCGGTAATCCGGACTGGGATTTCCTTTTAGGCCTTGATATGGATGTGTTGTCATTTGATGTTTATACCAATGCCCAGGTATTGGCATCCTGCCATCGTTCCATAAAAAGTTTTTTGGACAGGGACGGAATATTGGTCTGGGGGATAGTTCCAACCGGTATTGAAACCTTTGAAAAAGAAAATCTCGACCTGCTTGCATTTAAATTAAATACTATCTGGAATACGTTATCTAACAAAGGAGTGCCGCTGGATCAAATTTTGAATCAAAGCCTGATATCACCTGCTACCTGTTGCCTGGTCAACCAGGATAAGGAAAAAACAGTTGAAAAAGCATTCCAATTAACAAAAAGACTCTCTGAAAATTTAAGAGAACACCACAAATTAATATAA
- a CDS encoding NifB/NifX family molybdenum-iron cluster-binding protein: MKICFPVESDKGLESEVFGHFGSAPLFVVFDTKAQSTDTISNQDLGHVHGMCNPLKALDGKMVDIIIVGGIGAGAINKLNKMGIKVYKALKGTVQDNIKLFESNTMPEMTLEQTCGGHTGGCGHL; the protein is encoded by the coding sequence ATGAAAATATGTTTTCCGGTTGAATCAGATAAAGGATTAGAGAGTGAAGTTTTCGGCCATTTTGGTTCGGCTCCACTCTTTGTTGTTTTTGACACAAAAGCACAATCAACAGACACAATTAGCAATCAAGACTTAGGTCATGTACATGGCATGTGTAACCCTCTAAAAGCTTTAGATGGAAAAATGGTTGATATTATTATTGTTGGCGGTATTGGTGCCGGTGCTATCAACAAATTAAATAAAATGGGAATCAAAGTTTATAAAGCTTTAAAAGGCACGGTTCAAGACAATATCAAATTGTTTGAAAGTAACACAATGCCTGAAATGACTTTAGAACAAACCTGTGGAGGTCATACGGGTGGATGTGGACACCTATAA
- a CDS encoding 4Fe-4S dicluster domain-containing protein has translation MIKRSFFTLTQPRLNYDLVEPDPKEPELIPVPSNLILLLNEPINSTKEALIKKGNTVEKGEKLYLYTDSTEYTISPVSGTINTIDTYSDVFGNTSTYLVIKNDQTQTNQITYDLKDNIASADEYLRTLPGAPPLKLLANDDTRIDTIVITCGDTDLLSTTNQYVASKFLDELKQGAQILKDITNVTKLCVTVPENINIQGGFDAIQVLKTSTEYPSNLPAMILKDHLDLALPPGKTPEDIGVCFISAEAAVSLGKAYKTKSAGFEKILTIIGKQGIKYRVKATIGTPIRKIFDAFNLNVSEKDRIIIGGPMKGFSTFTPHHPVQPDMDTVIIQDKKTIPELSDNPCVNCGKCLRICPVNIPVNILVRYLEADQYEEAADKYDLESCIECGLCSYVCTARIPIFQYIRLGKHELFKLRADA, from the coding sequence ATGATTAAACGATCTTTTTTCACGTTAACCCAACCAAGGCTTAACTATGATCTTGTGGAACCGGATCCTAAAGAGCCTGAGTTAATCCCTGTTCCGTCCAACCTTATTTTATTATTAAATGAGCCCATTAACAGCACAAAAGAAGCTTTAATAAAAAAAGGCAACACTGTTGAAAAGGGAGAAAAACTCTATCTTTATACTGACAGCACCGAGTACACAATATCGCCTGTATCAGGAACTATTAACACCATAGACACCTATTCAGATGTTTTTGGCAACACATCAACTTATCTTGTTATCAAAAATGATCAAACCCAGACAAACCAGATAACATATGATTTAAAAGATAATATTGCCTCTGCTGATGAATACTTGAGAACACTGCCGGGGGCTCCGCCACTTAAACTGCTTGCAAATGATGACACAAGAATTGATACCATTGTCATTACCTGTGGTGATACAGATCTTTTATCCACAACCAACCAGTATGTAGCCTCTAAATTTTTGGATGAGCTAAAACAAGGTGCCCAAATTTTAAAGGACATAACTAATGTGACAAAACTGTGTGTCACAGTCCCGGAAAACATTAATATTCAAGGAGGATTTGATGCAATTCAAGTATTGAAAACCTCAACTGAATATCCTTCCAATTTACCGGCAATGATTTTAAAAGACCATTTAGACTTAGCACTCCCACCTGGAAAAACACCGGAAGATATTGGGGTCTGCTTTATCAGCGCCGAAGCTGCGGTCTCTCTGGGTAAAGCATACAAAACAAAGTCTGCCGGATTTGAAAAGATTCTGACAATTATTGGAAAACAGGGAATTAAATACAGGGTCAAGGCAACCATTGGAACGCCGATACGCAAAATTTTTGATGCCTTCAACCTTAATGTCAGTGAAAAGGACAGAATTATCATCGGTGGACCCATGAAGGGATTTTCAACATTTACCCCTCATCATCCTGTCCAACCGGATATGGATACGGTAATTATTCAAGACAAAAAAACAATACCTGAATTATCCGACAATCCCTGCGTCAATTGCGGCAAATGCCTGCGGATCTGCCCTGTCAATATTCCGGTGAACATCCTTGTCCGATATCTTGAAGCGGACCAGTATGAAGAGGCCGCCGACAAATATGATCTTGAGTCTTGTATTGAATGCGGTCTTTGTTCTTATGTATGCACCGCAAGGATACCCATATTCCAATACATCCGACTGGGAAAACATGAGCTTTTTAAACTTAGAGCAGATGCTTGA
- the dsrP gene encoding sulfate reduction electron transfer complex DsrMKJOP subunit DsrP, with amino-acid sequence MLELALKGNRTYWIWMVGLLAVMGAGAFYYADQLKYGLMVTGQSRDVSWGFYTAQMTYFVGVAAGGVMLVLPYYLHNYKKFGKITILGEFLAVASIVMCLLYLLVHLGQPMRALNVFLYPTPGSMLFWDGNVLFGYLVLNIIIGWNVLEAERNDSSPPVWIKPLIYLSIPMAFSIHTVTAFIYCGLPGRGFWLTAVLAPRFLASAFAAGPAILILLCMFVRKMTQFDPGKEAIHTLALIVAYGLIANVFFLFCEVFVVFYSGIPSHMDHIKYLYVGLHGHSVLVPWMWTSVFCMGLAIVLLVIPRTRKNSVILFFSCILVFVGTWIDKGLGMIAGGFVPSALHHVTEYVPTMHELIISAGVTAIGVFILTVLFKITISIKVYNQSEKI; translated from the coding sequence ATGCTTGAACTTGCTTTAAAAGGTAACAGGACTTATTGGATATGGATGGTAGGATTACTGGCTGTCATGGGAGCCGGTGCATTCTATTATGCGGATCAGCTTAAATACGGATTGATGGTAACCGGTCAAAGCCGTGATGTATCATGGGGTTTTTATACTGCCCAGATGACTTATTTTGTCGGTGTGGCAGCTGGCGGGGTGATGCTCGTGCTGCCGTATTATCTGCATAACTATAAAAAATTTGGTAAAATCACGATTTTGGGTGAATTTTTAGCTGTTGCGTCCATAGTCATGTGCCTGCTTTATCTTCTGGTTCACCTTGGGCAACCCATGCGGGCTTTAAATGTTTTTTTATATCCAACCCCTGGTTCCATGCTTTTCTGGGATGGCAATGTCTTGTTTGGATATCTTGTATTAAACATTATTATCGGATGGAATGTTCTTGAAGCGGAACGTAATGACTCCTCTCCGCCGGTATGGATCAAGCCGTTAATTTATCTGTCTATTCCTATGGCTTTTTCCATTCATACGGTTACCGCCTTTATTTATTGTGGCCTGCCGGGAAGAGGCTTCTGGCTGACAGCTGTTTTAGCTCCAAGATTTTTAGCCTCTGCATTTGCAGCTGGCCCAGCCATCTTGATCCTGTTGTGCATGTTTGTCCGGAAAATGACCCAATTCGATCCAGGTAAAGAGGCCATCCACACCCTTGCCCTGATTGTTGCCTATGGTCTTATCGCCAATGTTTTTTTTCTTTTCTGCGAAGTGTTTGTGGTTTTTTATTCAGGGATTCCATCCCACATGGATCATATCAAATATCTGTATGTCGGTCTGCATGGCCACAGTGTTTTAGTGCCCTGGATGTGGACTTCGGTTTTTTGCATGGGACTTGCCATTGTTCTTCTGGTCATCCCGAGGACAAGAAAGAACAGTGTTATCCTGTTTTTTTCCTGCATCCTTGTTTTTGTCGGCACTTGGATTGATAAAGGTCTTGGCATGATTGCCGGCGGATTTGTGCCCTCGGCCCTGCACCATGTCACAGAATATGTACCCACAATGCACGAACTTATTATCTCAGCCGGTGTGACTGCCATTGGAGTGTTTATTCTGACCGTATTGTTTAAGATTACCATCAGTATAAAGGTGTATAATCAGTCAGAAAAAATATAA
- a CDS encoding SoxR reducing system RseC family protein: MITENGIVTNADKSTAWITTTRSGACEACASRESCGAGDNKKEITVTVKNTLDVKKGDHVIIGLETKPILFLTFLLYVFPIILLTIGAVIGNSLAPYFQMNPSLVSMISGFFFFGLSFYFIRKKNNSLANREEYKPFLVRKKSQVIPTACSMP, from the coding sequence ATGATTACTGAAAACGGAATAGTCACAAATGCAGACAAGTCCACTGCCTGGATAACAACAACCCGATCCGGTGCCTGTGAGGCCTGTGCTTCCAGGGAAAGCTGCGGAGCAGGAGACAATAAAAAAGAGATCACCGTTACAGTTAAAAACACCCTTGATGTTAAAAAAGGGGATCATGTGATCATTGGATTGGAAACAAAGCCCATTCTTTTTTTGACATTTCTTTTATATGTGTTCCCCATCATTTTATTGACCATCGGTGCTGTCATCGGCAATAGCCTTGCACCCTATTTTCAAATGAATCCATCCCTTGTTTCCATGATTTCAGGATTTTTCTTTTTTGGACTCTCTTTTTATTTTATTCGAAAAAAAAACAACTCGCTTGCGAATCGAGAAGAGTATAAACCCTTTCTTGTCAGAAAAAAATCACAAGTTATTCCAACCGCTTGTTCCATGCCTTAA
- a CDS encoding tetratricopeptide repeat protein gives MSFNKKSNNYGLPKQKLKLMLKLIGTLSRSGMVAGNNGDFDSAFHNCKQALSLAMELKKECLVAKLLNNLGILYYQSGAWDEALLSYEKSMNIVIKNYGQHNFLYKTIQKNITYLFFTT, from the coding sequence ATGTCCTTTAACAAAAAATCAAATAATTATGGATTGCCTAAACAAAAACTGAAATTAATGCTTAAATTGATCGGCACCTTAAGTCGTTCAGGGATGGTTGCCGGGAATAATGGTGATTTCGATTCAGCGTTTCACAATTGCAAGCAGGCTCTTTCATTAGCCATGGAATTAAAAAAGGAATGCCTTGTCGCCAAACTCCTTAATAACCTTGGCATACTATACTATCAATCTGGTGCATGGGATGAGGCACTTTTATCCTATGAAAAATCCATGAATATTGTTATCAAAAATTATGGTCAACACAACTTTCTTTATAAAACCATTCAAAAGAATATAACTTATTTGTTTTTCACAACATAA
- a CDS encoding tRNA (cytidine(34)-2'-O)-methyltransferase, with protein MVKLNIVLLEPEIPQNTGNIGRTCNAMGAVLHLIEPLGFSIEDKYLKRAGLDYWKELNVKYYKNYADFLAKNPQGQKVFISAKANKRCDQFCYEAEVYLIFGKESVGLPVEMLLGNQDFCVRIPMFANTRSLNLANTVAIISYEVMRQHSFAGLKTEGGLHHSHGKVRKSIL; from the coding sequence ATGGTTAAATTAAATATTGTGTTATTAGAGCCGGAAATACCTCAGAATACCGGAAATATCGGCAGAACCTGTAATGCCATGGGTGCAGTTCTGCATCTAATAGAGCCTTTGGGATTCTCCATAGAGGATAAATATTTAAAACGTGCCGGGCTTGATTACTGGAAAGAGCTTAATGTTAAATATTATAAAAACTATGCGGATTTCCTTGCAAAAAACCCACAGGGACAGAAAGTATTTATCTCGGCAAAAGCCAATAAAAGATGCGATCAGTTCTGTTATGAAGCTGAAGTCTACCTTATTTTCGGCAAGGAATCAGTGGGTCTGCCGGTCGAAATGCTGCTTGGAAATCAAGATTTCTGCGTACGAATACCAATGTTTGCTAACACCAGATCCTTAAATCTGGCCAACACCGTGGCGATCATAAGTTATGAGGTAATGCGGCAACACTCTTTCGCCGGGCTTAAGACCGAGGGCGGCTTACACCATTCTCACGGAAAAGTTCGGAAAAGCATTTTATGA
- a CDS encoding BTAD domain-containing putative transcriptional regulator: MNLLNSKLQTPRRRHILHRERLIRYFEDIQQKKIIAVTAGAGYGKTTLVMDALAKQGVIPVWYRLDEQDTDFPVFISYLYSAVQQHFSGLKDNRTDDKMPMTCLKKDHDLLLEWLAFVEQNINQPTVFVLDDYHLVQSSQQVNHAIEFILNRLPDNIHLVIIGRKNLSLKLSTLRARDQLIEICEHDLSFTSGEIKQFFADSLLLTDPYIEDILASTGGWAASLVLLRYAFNKKVPGAISRRLVSFKQSPRYIFSYLKENIFDIQPEHIQTFMMKAALLPEIDTRRFNDIFEMDNPDAILKQMIEDHLMIFPVDESATVFYLHHLFKEFLITRLKENFTPIQIDRLHCRIAHKTEEDDIFQALHHFIAGHAFDEAIRLIESYEMKFLIKGKINFLGQCLEKIPKKIIEKHPKLLLAKAKLHSYFGNCRQAIELLTRACRLSKNQESTEERVKCLVELGSQYYVTGHVKEAKLLMEQVLNELEPSSPTYIIAMTYLTFLSSVLGEFETAGIYYKTVREKMEYYPDFERLTSNALINTSYTYTLYIKGEFEPAQQVNKRLLKSVLELKLTPCLPLVYYQLSATGFFLGTFEKGIEFAKKGIEICEKISLLDSKKGWIYIAWAQNCLGLGKYDRAIELISCGIELFEDPGNRWAIANALDCLHLVYLAQGKIKLAEQTLNKALDIIEGFELTLTEGILNNSCANILKIEKKYQQSLDCLAYARPKLDGAAFYVFNNHLLTAGSFFELGRNKHAIKHLSTALSLSESKNYDRFVEKEREWLIPLLNGPLLKQIPLKQKNHAYLKQLFKNHIVKEPPLLDIKLLGYFELNIGKRVVPLSQWKSSKALMILKYLAAKRCRGFIPREMLIEILWPDENLQKTGSRFNMAMSALRKTLEPDLSPKVPSTYIERKKDTYRLYGDNRIRIDTEQFLHHYHLTKNKKFPPAKALETYLAAQSVYRGPFLEEDRYEDWCFQIREVFSSDYLKVLKAIVSIYETQKKFNKAILYARKILEADPFEEYAFKKLMIFYAQLDNLPETKKIYTLYKTMTQQIACPVSSDVKDLYNHLNQAS, translated from the coding sequence ATGAATTTGTTAAATTCCAAACTCCAAACGCCCAGGCGTCGGCATATCCTCCACCGGGAAAGGCTTATCCGGTACTTTGAAGATATCCAACAAAAAAAAATTATTGCAGTAACAGCCGGAGCAGGATACGGAAAAACAACTCTTGTCATGGATGCCCTGGCAAAGCAGGGTGTTATTCCTGTCTGGTACCGGCTTGACGAGCAGGATACTGATTTTCCGGTCTTCATTTCATATCTTTATTCTGCGGTTCAACAACATTTTTCCGGTCTTAAAGATAATCGTACAGATGACAAGATGCCGATGACATGTTTAAAAAAAGACCATGATCTTTTACTTGAATGGCTGGCCTTTGTTGAACAAAATATCAACCAGCCAACCGTTTTTGTTTTGGACGATTATCATCTGGTACAGAGCAGTCAGCAGGTCAATCATGCCATTGAGTTTATTCTTAACCGTTTGCCGGACAACATTCATCTGGTTATCATTGGTCGGAAAAATCTATCTTTAAAATTGTCAACACTTCGGGCGCGAGATCAATTAATTGAAATCTGTGAACATGATCTGTCATTTACCTCCGGAGAAATTAAGCAGTTTTTTGCGGATTCTCTCCTGCTGACAGATCCGTATATAGAAGATATCCTTGCCAGTACCGGGGGCTGGGCCGCAAGCCTGGTTCTTTTGCGGTATGCGTTTAATAAAAAAGTTCCCGGGGCTATTTCCAGACGGCTGGTCTCGTTCAAACAAAGTCCCCGTTACATTTTTTCATATTTAAAAGAAAATATTTTTGATATCCAGCCGGAACATATTCAAACCTTCATGATGAAAGCAGCCCTTTTGCCGGAAATAGACACCCGGCGTTTCAATGATATTTTTGAGATGGATAATCCGGATGCCATTTTAAAACAGATGATTGAAGATCATTTGATGATCTTTCCTGTGGATGAATCAGCTACTGTTTTTTATCTTCACCACCTGTTCAAAGAATTTTTGATCACCCGGTTGAAAGAGAATTTCACACCAATTCAGATTGATCGGTTGCATTGCAGGATCGCACACAAAACTGAAGAAGATGATATTTTCCAGGCCCTTCACCATTTTATTGCCGGGCATGCATTTGATGAAGCCATACGGCTTATTGAATCTTATGAAATGAAATTTCTGATCAAAGGCAAAATTAACTTCTTAGGTCAGTGTCTGGAAAAAATTCCCAAAAAGATAATTGAAAAACATCCGAAATTGCTGCTGGCAAAAGCCAAACTCCATTCTTATTTTGGCAATTGTCGGCAGGCAATTGAACTATTGACCCGGGCATGCCGGTTGTCTAAAAATCAAGAATCCACGGAAGAAAGGGTGAAATGCCTTGTTGAACTGGGTTCCCAGTATTATGTTACAGGTCATGTCAAGGAAGCCAAGCTTTTGATGGAACAGGTACTCAATGAATTGGAACCTTCGTCCCCAACCTACATCATCGCAATGACATATCTGACTTTTTTATCATCTGTTTTAGGTGAGTTTGAAACAGCCGGAATTTACTATAAAACCGTCCGGGAAAAGATGGAATATTATCCTGATTTTGAACGTCTGACATCAAATGCGTTGATCAATACCTCTTATACCTATACACTTTATATCAAAGGAGAATTTGAGCCGGCCCAACAGGTTAACAAAAGACTGTTAAAATCTGTTCTTGAACTTAAGCTTACCCCATGCCTGCCCCTTGTTTATTATCAACTGAGTGCTACTGGCTTCTTTTTGGGAACATTTGAAAAAGGGATAGAATTTGCAAAAAAAGGCATTGAAATCTGTGAAAAGATATCCCTTCTGGACAGCAAAAAGGGATGGATCTATATTGCCTGGGCCCAGAACTGTCTTGGACTTGGGAAGTATGATAGGGCAATCGAGCTGATCAGCTGCGGCATTGAATTGTTTGAAGATCCGGGAAATCGATGGGCCATTGCCAATGCCTTGGATTGTCTGCACCTGGTTTATCTTGCCCAGGGAAAAATTAAACTGGCCGAACAAACGTTAAACAAGGCCCTGGATATTATAGAAGGGTTTGAACTGACGCTGACCGAAGGCATCCTTAATAATAGTTGTGCCAATATTCTGAAGATCGAAAAAAAGTATCAGCAGAGTCTTGACTGCCTGGCGTATGCCAGGCCAAAGCTTGATGGAGCCGCATTTTATGTGTTTAACAACCACCTGTTGACAGCCGGATCTTTTTTTGAACTGGGCCGGAACAAACATGCAATAAAACATTTATCAACTGCCCTGTCTTTGTCTGAAAGTAAGAATTATGACCGATTTGTTGAAAAGGAGCGAGAATGGCTGATTCCACTTTTAAACGGACCGTTGTTAAAGCAGATTCCGCTCAAACAAAAAAACCATGCCTATTTGAAACAGCTGTTTAAAAATCATATAGTAAAGGAACCGCCTTTATTGGACATCAAGTTGCTGGGGTACTTTGAATTGAACATTGGCAAAAGGGTTGTCCCTCTATCTCAATGGAAAAGTTCAAAAGCCCTGATGATTTTAAAATATCTTGCTGCCAAAAGATGTCGGGGATTTATCCCAAGAGAGATGCTCATTGAAATTCTCTGGCCCGATGAAAACCTGCAAAAAACAGGCAGCCGGTTTAATATGGCCATGAGTGCTTTGCGCAAAACGCTGGAGCCTGATCTTTCGCCCAAAGTACCGTCCACCTATATTGAGCGGAAAAAAGATACATACAGGCTTTATGGCGATAATAGAATCCGTATTGATACGGAACAATTTTTACACCACTATCATCTTACAAAAAATAAAAAATTCCCCCCTGCAAAAGCCCTTGAAACATATCTTGCGGCCCAGTCAGTTTATCGGGGACCCTTTCTTGAAGAGGATCGCTATGAAGACTGGTGCTTTCAAATAAGAGAAGTGTTTTCTAGTGATTATCTTAAAGTGCTTAAGGCCATCGTGAGCATTTATGAAACTCAAAAAAAATTCAATAAGGCTATCCTGTACGCCAGAAAAATACTGGAAGCAGATCCCTTTGAAGAATATGCTTTTAAAAAACTGATGATTTTTTATGCCCAATTAGACAACCTGCCTGAAACAAAAAAAATTTATACTTTATATAAAACAATGACTCAGCAGATAGCTTGCCCTGTCAGTTCTGATGTAAAGGATCTGTATAACCATCTGAATCAGGCCTCCTGA
- a CDS encoding cytochrome c3 family protein, producing MTSQRDLKIAIYIMIIFLITGIICYASFTSPVPENPVRMMFQNKAGKVLFTHSVHSDDYTQDCLDCHHNIEDDETYNCSECHEETGDEDLPSRADAFHAQCKGCHEDLGAGPVECNSCHSL from the coding sequence ATGACATCACAACGAGACCTAAAAATAGCCATATATATCATGATCATATTTTTGATCACAGGGATTATATGCTATGCCTCTTTTACCTCCCCTGTACCTGAAAATCCAGTAAGGATGATGTTTCAGAACAAAGCCGGTAAAGTTTTATTCACCCATTCGGTACACTCAGACGATTATACCCAGGATTGTCTGGACTGCCATCACAACATTGAAGATGATGAAACCTACAACTGCAGTGAGTGCCATGAAGAAACAGGTGATGAAGACTTGCCATCGAGAGCTGACGCATTTCATGCTCAGTGTAAGGGATGCCATGAAGACCTTGGCGCAGGTCCGGTAGAATGTAATTCGTGTCATTCATTATAG
- a CDS encoding ABC-F family ATP-binding cassette domain-containing protein: MVHLTNISKQHGSQILFKNASLQILTGTRTGLVGANGTGKTTIFHLITGEEEADDGEISCSKKIKIGYFSQNVGEMSGGSALCEVMSAASDVVMLGEKMKQMEAAMAEPMDESAMEILLENYGDAAEEFENRGGYDLETRAQTVLTGLGIGPDDYNLPVESFSGGWKMRIALAKILIISPDVLLLDEPTNHLDMESIIWLENWLINDFKGALLMTCHDHDFMNKVVSRTVEVANHTTTTYGGNYDFYIREREIRLKQLVASHRRQQEMLAKEENFIARFKARVSHAAQVQSRIKKLEKIERIQLPEQQRVIKFEFSEPPRSGDDVVLLDKLAKTWETPDRKPKTVFSDISGLISRQDKIAVVGVNGAGKSTFLKVLAGKTNPTQGIAKVGASVNIGYFSQHSMNILDSKRTVFETVQNALPRAGMGVIRNLCAAFLFSGDDVEKRIDQLSGGEKSRVVLATLLGQPINFLILDEPTNHLDIQSRQILLHALKKFTGTLVLVSHDRHFLRCLVNLVFEIDRGKMTVYKGDYEYYLSKTGRDHRQI, translated from the coding sequence ATGGTTCATCTGACAAACATCTCAAAACAGCACGGATCTCAGATTCTTTTTAAAAATGCCAGCCTGCAAATCTTAACCGGTACACGGACAGGACTTGTGGGTGCAAATGGCACAGGCAAGACAACAATCTTCCATCTGATCACGGGAGAAGAAGAAGCAGATGATGGAGAGATCTCCTGTTCAAAAAAAATAAAAATCGGTTACTTTTCCCAGAATGTGGGGGAGATGTCCGGCGGCTCAGCCCTCTGTGAAGTAATGTCTGCTGCGTCCGACGTGGTGATGCTGGGCGAAAAGATGAAACAGATGGAAGCCGCCATGGCAGAACCCATGGATGAAAGTGCCATGGAAATCCTGCTTGAAAACTACGGGGATGCTGCCGAGGAGTTTGAAAATCGCGGCGGGTATGATCTTGAAACCCGTGCCCAGACCGTTCTAACAGGCTTGGGAATAGGACCTGACGACTATAATCTTCCTGTGGAATCCTTTAGTGGCGGATGGAAGATGCGCATTGCCCTGGCAAAGATCCTGATCATCAGCCCGGATGTCCTGCTTCTGGATGAGCCCACCAACCATCTGGACATGGAGTCCATCATCTGGCTGGAGAACTGGCTGATCAATGATTTTAAGGGTGCTCTTCTGATGACATGCCACGACCATGATTTCATGAACAAGGTTGTGTCCCGGACTGTTGAAGTGGCAAACCACACCACCACCACCTATGGCGGAAACTATGATTTTTATATTCGGGAACGGGAAATCAGGTTAAAGCAACTTGTGGCAAGCCACAGGCGCCAGCAGGAGATGCTTGCCAAGGAAGAAAACTTCATCGCCCGTTTCAAGGCCAGAGTATCCCATGCTGCCCAGGTACAATCGCGTATCAAAAAACTGGAAAAAATAGAACGAATTCAACTGCCGGAACAACAGAGGGTCATTAAATTTGAATTTTCAGAGCCGCCACGTTCAGGTGATGACGTTGTACTTCTGGATAAGCTTGCAAAAACATGGGAAACCCCGGACAGAAAACCCAAAACCGTATTCAGTGATATTTCCGGGCTGATCAGCAGGCAGGATAAAATTGCCGTGGTCGGAGTCAACGGTGCTGGCAAATCCACATTCCTGAAGGTTCTGGCAGGAAAAACAAATCCGACACAAGGCATCGCAAAAGTCGGAGCAAGTGTCAATATCGGTTATTTCAGCCAGCACTCCATGAATATTCTCGATTCAAAGAGAACCGTTTTTGAAACTGTTCAAAATGCCCTGCCCCGTGCTGGAATGGGTGTGATAAGAAACCTGTGCGCCGCATTTCTCTTCTCGGGTGATGACGTGGAAAAACGGATAGACCAACTATCAGGCGGAGAAAAAAGCCGGGTGGTTCTGGCAACTCTCCTGGGACAGCCGATAAATTTTTTAATTCTTGACGAACCCACCAACCACCTGGATATCCAGTCCAGACAGATACTGCTCCATGCTCTGAAAAAATTTACAGGAACCCTTGTTCTGGTAAGCCACGACCGGCATTTTCTCCGCTGCCTTGTGAATCTGGTTTTCGAGATCGACCGGGGAAAAATGACTGTATACAAAGGTGATTATGAATACTATCTTTCAAAGACCGGACGGGATCACAGGCAAATATAA